The following is a genomic window from Nocardioides thalensis.
GGCGGAGTCGACACGCTGCGAGCGGCCGTTGGACAGCGACCGGTAGACGATCACCGTCGCGCCCTTGCCGCGCAGATGCACGGTCAGCCGGACCTTGTCGACGATCGTGTGGCGGCGCCAGTACGACGCCGGGAACGCGTTGAAGTAGGTGCCGAACGAGATCGACTCGCCCATCTCCACTCGGAACGCCGTGCGCGACTCGATCTGGTCGGGGTGGATGACCTTGCCGCCCTTGGTCGCGTTCTGGAGCCGCTGCGCGATCGCGTTGGCCTCCTGGGCGGCCCGGCTCGCACCGATGTCGAACTTGTCGGCGTCGAGCTGCGCCGGGTCGGGGTCGACGTACAGGCGGATCACGTCGGTGTCGCGACCGGCGGGCATGATCTGGCGCATCAGCGTGATGCGCGCGGTGCCCGGCGCGTGCGCGCCGGCGGCCTCGTGGGTCTGGGTGTGGGTGACGGTCACTCGTCCACTCCTCCGCTGGTCAGCGGGGCGCCGTCCTTGAAGTGCGGCGCCAGCTTGTTGTCGAACATGGAGAGGGCCGAGCCGATCGCCATGTGCATGTCCAGGTACTTGTAGGTGCCGAGGCGGCCGCCGAAGAGCGTCATCGGCTCCTTCTTCGCGAGGTCGCGGTACTTGAGCAGCTTCTCGCGGTCCTCGGCGGTGTTGATCGGGTAATAGGGCTCGTCGCCCTCCTCCGCGAAGCGGCTGTACTCGCGCACCCGGATCGTCTTGCCCTTGGTGTAGGACGCCGCGCGCTCGGGGTGGAGGTGCTTGAACTCGAGCTCGCGTGTGAACGGCACGTCGGGGTCGTTGGCGTTGACCACGCCGGTGCCCTGGTAGTCGTCGACGTCGAGGACCTCGGACTCGAGGTCGACGGTGCGCCAGGACAGGCGGCCCTCGGAGTTGCCGAAGTACTCGTCGACCGGGCCGGTGTAGACGATCGGCACCTTGCCCTGGAACTCGTCGCGGACGTCGAAGAAGTCGGTGTTGACCCGCACCTCGATGTTCGGGTGGTCGGCCATCCGCTCGAGCCACGCCGTGTAGCCGTCGACGGGCAAGCCCTCGTACTTGTCGTTGAAGTAGCGGTTGTCGAACGTATAGCGGACCGGGAGGCGCGTGATGATGTCCGCGCTGAGCTCCTTGGGGTCGGTCTGCCACTGCTTCTGGGTGTAGCCCTTGATGAACGCCTCGTAGAGCGGGCGGCCGATCAGGCTGATCGCCTTCTCCTCGAGGTTCTTCGCGTCCGCGGTGTCGATCTCGCTGGACTGCTCCGCGATCAGCGCGCGGGCCTCGTCGGGGGTGTGCGACTTGCCGAAGAACTGGTTGATGAGACCGAGATTCATCGGCAGCGAGTAGACCTGCCCCTGGTACTTGCCGAACACCCGGTGCTGGTAGTTCGTGAACGAGGTGAAGCGGTTGACGTACTCCCACACCCGCTCGTTGGACGTGTGGAACAGGTGCGTGCCGTACTTGTGCACCTCGATCCCGGTCTCCTCGTCGAACTCGGAGTAGGCGTTGCCGCCCAGGTGGGAGCGACGCTCGAGGATCAGGACCTTCAGGCCGAGCTCGCTCGCGCAGCGCTCGGCGATGGTCAGACCGAACAAGCCGGAGCCGACGACCAGGAGATCAGGAGTAGACACGGTCGGTCAGTCTACGGTCGTCCGGGACCCATTCCCCCATCCGGGCGACCCCGGCGCGGCGATAAGTCCGGGACACTGTCGGCGTATCCCTCTACCCTTCTGCAGGTGAACAACGAGTACGGCGCACCGCGCTGGCTCCCGCGTTTCGCCCTGGCATGGGGAGCCGGGCTGGCACTCGCAGTAGCCACCGTCGTGATCTCCCTCACAGAGGACCTCCCCATCCGGGACCCGGACGACGACATCGTGCCGGGCTACATCCGATATCCGGCGATCGTGCTCGGCGCGATCCTGGCCGACATCGTGCCCCGCGTGCTCCACCGCGCAGGACGGCCGGGTGCCGGCTGGCTGTTGCGCGTGGTCATGCACTGGGGCGAGGTCGTGCGGGAGCGGTGGCAGCGCGACCACCTCCTGTTCGCGCTCAACGGCGGGCTCGCGTGGTACCTCTGCTACGCCGCGTTCCGCAACGTCAAGAGCATGGCTCCGTTCGTCCACGAGAAGATCTACGACGACCAGCTCGCCGACGTCGACCGGTTCCTGTTCGCGGGCCACGACCCCGCGTCGGTGCTGCACGAGTGGTTCGGCACCGGCTGGGTGGCCCACCTGCTCGCGATCGTCTACGTCGCGTGGATCGTGATGGTGCCGATCACGATCGCGATCGCCCTGGTGTGGACCCGCCACACCCGTGCCGGCGAGTGGCTCGTCACTGCGATCGCCGTCGACTGGGTGCTCGGTGCGGCCATCTACCTGCTCGTGCCGACGGTCGGGCCGATCTACTCCGACCCGGCGACCTTCGCCTCGTTGCCCGAGACGTTCGTCACTCCGCTCCAGGAGGACCTGTGGTCCGACCGGCTGGCGGTGATGGCCGACCCGGTCGGCGCGGGCACCCTGCAGACCGTCGCGGCGTTCGCGTCGCTGCACGTCGGCATCATGGTGACCATCTGCATCGTCGGCGAGCTGATCGCGCTCCCCCGGTGGGTGCGCGTGTCGAGCTGGGTCTTCCTCGGGCTGACGATCCTGTCGACGGTCTACTTCGGGTGGCACTTCGCCGTCGACGCCGTGGGCGGGGTCGCGCTGGGCGCGACCGGCGTCTGGGCCGCCGGCATCGCGACCGGCAACCGCGTCGGCTGGCGCCTCCGGCTCAGGCGCGAGGAAGAGCCCGCATCCGCCGCGCGTCCTGAAGAGCTCGACGTGCGTTCCGAGCCTCCGGGCGACCACCTCGCACGGGACTGAGCACGATCACCCCTGCGGCGATCAGCCACGGCTTCGCGCGCACCAGCGGGTTCTCGCCGTACCGGAAGTGCACCGCGAACAGGTTGCGGTACATGTAGTAGCCCTTCCAGCTGCTCAGGTCGTGCTGCTGGTCGAAGTCGAGCTGACGGACGAGCACGGCGTCGCGGACGGCGTCGATGGTGAAGCCCGCGCGGCGCGCGCGGATCGCGTAGTCGCAGTCGTCGTAGAAGATGAAGAAGCTGTCGTCGGGCAGCCCGATCGCGTCGACCACGTGGCGGCGCACCATGAAGCCCTCGAACGCGACGTTCTCCAGGGGCACGGTCGCCGGCATCGCCGCGCGGCTGCCGTAGGTGCCCACGACGCTCGCCGTCTTGGGCTTCACGCTGAGCGGGTTGCGGAGGTCGAACCGCAGCGCGGCGTACTCCGCGAGGTTGCCGCGGCTGTCCTCGCGCACGGCCATCAGGCAGTCGCCCTGGTGGGTGAGCAGCACGGTGAGGCAGTCGGGCGCCGGGACCACGTCGTCGTCCATCAGCCAGTAGCGGTCGAAGCCCTGCTCGTGCGCGGTCTTGAGGCCGAGGTGGAAGCCGCCCGCGCCGCCGAGGTTGTCGGGCGAGGTGATCACGTGCAGGCCCGGCACGTCGGCGCGCGCGAGCACGTCGGCCGTGTCGTCGGTGCTGGCGTTGTCGACGACGAACACCGCGTCGGCGGGGCGGTCGAGGCGCGCCAGGCCGGCGAGCATGTTCTCGAGGAGCGCCGACCGGTTGTAGGTCACGACGACGATCGCCACCGTCTCGGTCACTTCAGATACCTCTCGTGGCCGGTGAAGTCGCCGCGCAGCCCGGCGTACGCCGCCCGGGCGCTCATCGCGATCCGGGCCGGCTGCGGCTTGGTGAACAGGTAGAACCACACGGTCTTGAGCCAGAACAGGAGCACGTGCACCCAGCCGCGGTAGGCCAGCAGGTTGAGCGTGTTGTTGCGCGCCATGCAGTAGTGCTTGAGGTCGCTCGGGGTGTGGTTGTAGGTGGTGCGGGCGAACATCATCGGGGTGCCGAGGCTGCCCACCGACGGGTGCAGCACGGTGGCGTCGACGACGGTGGCGATCCGGGCGCCCTCGGCCTCGGCGCGGAGCCGGTACTCGTGGTCGTCGCCCCAGATGAAGTACTCCGCCCGGGGATAGCCGATCCGCTCGACGAGCGCGCGGGTGAGCAGCACGCCGTTGAACGGGATGACGATGCCGTCGAGCCGCCGGGACCCGGCGGCCGCTGCCGCGCTGGCGACGTCGTGGACGACGCGGGTGCCGCCGGGCAGGCGGATCGGGAAGACCAGCCGGGCGGGGTCGGCCTCGTCGACGACGAGCGGTCCCCAGAAGTCGAGGTCGGTCTCCTCGGTGAGCCGCTCGAGGCAGCCCTCCGCCGGCAGGCCGTCGTCGTCCATCAGCCAGACCAGGTCGGCGTCGGTCTCCTCGATCGCCCACTTCAGGCCCTCGTGGAAGCCGCCCGCGCCCCCGGTGTTGTGGTCGAGGGTCCGGTGCTCGATCCGCAGGTTGGTCGAGTAGTCCGAGCCGCTAGGCGAGGACGTATCGAGACCCCGGAGCCACTCCCCCGTGCCGTCGGTCGAGGCGTTGTCGACGACGAGCACCCGGTCGAGGGCGCCGGACGCGACGTCCTCACCCAGCCGCGCGACCAGCTTCTCGAGCAGGGAGCGGCGGTTGAACGTCACCACCACCGCCACGATCCGCACGGCCTGAACCCTAGGTCACCCGCGCCCGATAGCGTGGACCGCGTGGACACCGACGCCGTACTGCGGCTGATGCAGGATGTCGCCGCCGAGGTCATCACGCCCCGCTTCCGGGCGCTCCAGGACCACCAGGTCGAGGAGAAGAACCCCGGCGACCTGGTGACGATCGCCGACCACGAGTCCGAGGAGCTGCTGACGGCCGCGCTCAACGCCGCGTACCCCGACGCGGTGGTGCTCGGCGAGGAGGCGTTCGCGCACGACCCCGGCCTGCTCGACCGCTTCAACACCGCCGACCACGGCTTCACCGTCGACCCGGTCGACGGCACCAAGAACTTCGTGCACGGCTCCCCCGACCACGCCGTGATGATCGGGGAGCAGCGCGGCGGACAGGTGGTGCGCGGCTGGATCTGGCAGCCCCAGCACGAGGCGGCGTACGTCGCCGAGGCCGGCGCCGGAGCGTGGCTCAACGGCGAGCGGCTCACCGCCGCGACGGCCGACGGCGCGCCGTACCGGACGGCACGGTGGAAGTGGCGCGGCAAGCAGCTGGGCGACCTCGGCACCCTGGAGGCGACATGGGCGTGCTGCGGCGTCGACTACCCGCGGCTGATCGCCGGTGAGGCGCGCGCGATCGTCTACAACCACAGCAAGCCGTGGGACCACCTGCCGGGCGCGCTGCTGGTCAGCGAGTCGGGTGGGCGGATCGGCATGATCGACGGCAGCCGGTTCGACCCGCGGGCGCTGGGCTCGGGCATCGTCGGAGCGCCGGACGACGCGACGTACGACGCCGTCGTCGAGGCCGTGCAGCCGCTCAGGTAGTCAGCAGACCGCCGCGAGGTCGTCGGCGTCGTTGGCGGCGTAGCCCTCGCTGAGGGAGCCGATCGACCCGCCGGTCATGGTGTCCGGGGCCTTCCGGCGCTTCTTGGTCGGCGGCGGGGCCTCGCCCTCGGCGCGGTCGATCGCCTCGGCGACGGTCTCGTGGACGAGGTCGATGTCGGGGTCGGCGGTGTTGATCAGCGGCGGGACGAGCGACACCGTCGACATCTTCTGGTCGCGCGCCTTGAGCCCGAGGTCGATGAAGCGGTCGACCTCGGAGGCGGGCAGGTTCGTCTGGAACATGTCGGTCGACGCCTTCGCCAGCGCCTCGAAGTTGGTCAGCGCCTTCTGCGGGCTGACCTGCTGGACCAGCGCGTTCATCACACACTTCTGGCGCGCCATCCGGGAGTAGTCGTCGGAGCCCTCGCGGGCGCGGGCGAACCACAGCGCCTCGAAGCCGTCGAGCGTCTTGATGCCCGGCGAGATGTGCGTGTAGAAGGGGTCGCTCGGCAGCCCGACCGGGATCTCGTCGCGGACGTTGAGCTTGACGCCCCCGACCGCGTCGACCAGCGACTTGAAGCCCTCGAGGTTGACCATCGCCCAGTAGTTGATCTCGAGGCCGGTGATGCCCTCGACCGCCATGATCGTGGCGTCGGTGCCCGGGTTCTCGGAGCTGCCGAACAGGTCCGTGTGGTCGCCGGCCCAGGTGCTGACGCCGTTGAGGTAGCAGCCGTCGCAGTTGAACCCGTCGGGGAACTCCTCGTCCATGACCGACCCCTCCTTGAACGGGAAGTTGGCCATGTTGCGCGGCAGGCCGATGAGCACGGTCTGCCCGGTCTCGGCGTCGATCGAGGCGACCGTCATCGAGTCGGGACGCAGGCCCCACCGGCTCTCGCCGGAGTCTCCGCCCATCAGCAGCACGTTGTAGCGGCCGTCGTGGGCGTCGCTGACCGAGCCGTCGCCGAACAGGGCGATCGCCAGGTCGCGCTGCACGCCGACGAGGTGCGCACCGAACAGGAGGGTGCCGGCGACCGAGAAGCAGAGGATGCCGTTGACGCCGACCACGGCCCGGCGGTGCGGCAGCTGGAGGCTGAGAGGCTGTCCGATCCGCCAGGCGTCGATGAAGAGGGCCGCCCAGCCGATGGCGCCGGCGAACAGGGCGAGCCGCGCGACCAGCAGCACGTTCTTGTCGAACGCGAGCGTGAACGCGAAGCCGTGGTCGAGGGCGCTGATCGTGAGCACGAGAGCGCCGGTGACCAGGAGGCCGATCCAGATCCGGAGCGCGATCAGTCCGATCCGGCGGTTGCCGTGCAGCAGCTGCGCGGACCCGGGGGCGACGAGGGTGAGCGCCATGAGCGCGAGGGCTCGGCGGAACCGGACGCGGGCAGCGCGGTCGGCAACGGTGAGCGCTGACGGATCAGCCATGTGGCGGTACTCCTGCACAGGGGAAGATGAGCAGTGCGCCCAGTATCACCAGTCACACCTGTCACAGGAGGCACGACGCGCCGCTACCGCCCCAGGCGTGCGATCTCGTCGGGAGAGGCGTTTCCGCCGGTGACGACGACACCCACCTTCGCGCCCGCTGCCCGGTCACCGTCGGACAGGAGGCCGGCCAGCGACGCGGCGCCGGCTCCCTCGGCGAGGGTGCTCGCGCGTGTCGCGAGCAGCCGGGCGGCGGCGTCGATCTCGTCGTCGGTGACCAGGAGGAAGTCGTCGAGCCGGTCGCGGAGCACCGACTGCGGCAGCGGGTAGCCGGTCGTCGTGGCGAGACCGGCCGCGCGCGTCGTGCAGGGCGCCTTCTGGATCTCGCCGGTGCGCCAGGAGAGCCAGCCGGCCGGCGCGGCCGACGACTGGACGCCCACCACCCGGCACGAGGGGGCGATCCGGTCGCGCACGAGGCACGCCCCCGCCGCGCCGGTGCCGCTCCCGACCGGCACGTAGAGCACGTCGAGGTCGGGCGCGCTGGTGAACAGCTCGACGTACGCCGTGGCGTGGCCCAGGATGATCCGCGGGTCGGTGGTGTCGACGTACGCGAACCTCCCGGTGGTTGAGGTGCGAGGCGCCCCAGCGCCGAGCCTCGAAACCTCGGGACAGCCCAGCTCACGCGCGCGCTCGCTGGCGTCGCCGAGGGTGTCGCCGTGGACGATCACGGTCGCGCCGAGCGCGCGGACCGCCTCGCGCCGGATCTCCGGGGCCGACGAGGGCATCACGATCGTCGCCGGCACGCCGGCGAGGCGGGCGGCGTACGCCACCGACTGGGCGTGGTTGCCGGTCGAGCACGTCACCAGGCCGCGGGCGCGCTCCTCGTCGGTGAGGCGGGCGGCCAGGTAGACCCCGCCGCGGACCTTGAACGCCCCGGTCGGCAGCACGTGCTCGTGCTTGACCAGCACCTCGGCGCCGACCGCGGCGTCGAGCAGCGGGTGCGCGACGAGCGGGGTGCGCTCGAGCCGCGCCGACACGACGTCGGCCGCGTCGAGGATCGCGTCGTACGACAGCGGCTGCCTCTCGAGCATCACGGTCATGCCTTCATGGTCGCCCCGCGACCACCTATCGGTCCAATAGTTCTTTTCACATGATCCGATCGACGCGATCGATCTGTCGGCGTACGCTCGTGCCGTGATCGACCTTCGCCGCCTCGAGGCCCTCGTCGCGCTCCACCAGACCGGCACGGTCTCGGCCGCGGCCGCCCGGCTCCAGTACGGGCAGCCGACGATCTCCCACCACCTGCGCCGGCTGGAGGCCGAGACCGGCAGCGTGCTTCTCCAGCGGGTCGGCCGCGGCGTACGGCTGACCCCCGACGGCGAGCGGCTCGCGCGCCGCGGCGAGGAGATCCTGGGGCTGCTGGCGCGGGCCGAGGCCGAGCTCGACGCCGCCACCAGCCTCCAGGCCGGGGCGGTCCGGCTCGCGGCGTTCCCCTCCGGCGCGGCGACCCTGGTGCCCGCGGCGGTCGCGGCCCTCGCCGACGCCCACCCCGGGCTGACCCTCGACCTCACCGAGGCCGAGCCGCCGGAGGCGGTCCGGATGCTGCGGTCGGGCGCCGTCGACCTCGCGCTGACCTTCGCCTACCCCGACCAGCCGGACGCCGACAGCGTCACCTCCACTCCCCTGTTCGACGACCCGCTCTACCTCGTCGGCGCGCCCGGCACCGACCTCGGCGCCGACGACGAGCACCTCGAGCGCTTCGCCGCGACCCGCTGGATCACCGGCTGCGAGCGGTGCCGCAGCGAGCTGCTCGCGCTGTGCGCCCAGGCCGGCTACACGCCGGAGATCGCGTTCGCCAGCGACGACTACGTCGCCGTGCAGTCGCTCGTCGCGACCGGCCTCG
Proteins encoded in this region:
- the glf gene encoding UDP-galactopyranose mutase encodes the protein MSTPDLLVVGSGLFGLTIAERCASELGLKVLILERRSHLGGNAYSEFDEETGIEVHKYGTHLFHTSNERVWEYVNRFTSFTNYQHRVFGKYQGQVYSLPMNLGLINQFFGKSHTPDEARALIAEQSSEIDTADAKNLEEKAISLIGRPLYEAFIKGYTQKQWQTDPKELSADIITRLPVRYTFDNRYFNDKYEGLPVDGYTAWLERMADHPNIEVRVNTDFFDVRDEFQGKVPIVYTGPVDEYFGNSEGRLSWRTVDLESEVLDVDDYQGTGVVNANDPDVPFTRELEFKHLHPERAASYTKGKTIRVREYSRFAEEGDEPYYPINTAEDREKLLKYRDLAKKEPMTLFGGRLGTYKYLDMHMAIGSALSMFDNKLAPHFKDGAPLTSGGVDE
- a CDS encoding phosphatase PAP2 family protein; the protein is MNNEYGAPRWLPRFALAWGAGLALAVATVVISLTEDLPIRDPDDDIVPGYIRYPAIVLGAILADIVPRVLHRAGRPGAGWLLRVVMHWGEVVRERWQRDHLLFALNGGLAWYLCYAAFRNVKSMAPFVHEKIYDDQLADVDRFLFAGHDPASVLHEWFGTGWVAHLLAIVYVAWIVMVPITIAIALVWTRHTRAGEWLVTAIAVDWVLGAAIYLLVPTVGPIYSDPATFASLPETFVTPLQEDLWSDRLAVMADPVGAGTLQTVAAFASLHVGIMVTICIVGELIALPRWVRVSSWVFLGLTILSTVYFGWHFAVDAVGGVALGATGVWAAGIATGNRVGWRLRLRREEEPASAARPEELDVRSEPPGDHLARD
- a CDS encoding glycosyltransferase, coding for MTETVAIVVVTYNRSALLENMLAGLARLDRPADAVFVVDNASTDDTADVLARADVPGLHVITSPDNLGGAGGFHLGLKTAHEQGFDRYWLMDDDVVPAPDCLTVLLTHQGDCLMAVREDSRGNLAEYAALRFDLRNPLSVKPKTASVVGTYGSRAAMPATVPLENVAFEGFMVRRHVVDAIGLPDDSFFIFYDDCDYAIRARRAGFTIDAVRDAVLVRQLDFDQQHDLSSWKGYYMYRNLFAVHFRYGENPLVRAKPWLIAAGVIVLSPVRGGRPEARNARRALQDARRMRALPRA
- a CDS encoding glycosyltransferase; its protein translation is MRIVAVVVTFNRRSLLEKLVARLGEDVASGALDRVLVVDNASTDGTGEWLRGLDTSSPSGSDYSTNLRIEHRTLDHNTGGAGGFHEGLKWAIEETDADLVWLMDDDGLPAEGCLERLTEETDLDFWGPLVVDEADPARLVFPIRLPGGTRVVHDVASAAAAAGSRRLDGIVIPFNGVLLTRALVERIGYPRAEYFIWGDDHEYRLRAEAEGARIATVVDATVLHPSVGSLGTPMMFARTTYNHTPSDLKHYCMARNNTLNLLAYRGWVHVLLFWLKTVWFYLFTKPQPARIAMSARAAYAGLRGDFTGHERYLK
- a CDS encoding inositol monophosphatase family protein; this encodes MDTDAVLRLMQDVAAEVITPRFRALQDHQVEEKNPGDLVTIADHESEELLTAALNAAYPDAVVLGEEAFAHDPGLLDRFNTADHGFTVDPVDGTKNFVHGSPDHAVMIGEQRGGQVVRGWIWQPQHEAAYVAEAGAGAWLNGERLTAATADGAPYRTARWKWRGKQLGDLGTLEATWACCGVDYPRLIAGEARAIVYNHSKPWDHLPGALLVSESGGRIGMIDGSRFDPRALGSGIVGAPDDATYDAVVEAVQPLR
- a CDS encoding LCP family protein gives rise to the protein MADPSALTVADRAARVRFRRALALMALTLVAPGSAQLLHGNRRIGLIALRIWIGLLVTGALVLTISALDHGFAFTLAFDKNVLLVARLALFAGAIGWAALFIDAWRIGQPLSLQLPHRRAVVGVNGILCFSVAGTLLFGAHLVGVQRDLAIALFGDGSVSDAHDGRYNVLLMGGDSGESRWGLRPDSMTVASIDAETGQTVLIGLPRNMANFPFKEGSVMDEEFPDGFNCDGCYLNGVSTWAGDHTDLFGSSENPGTDATIMAVEGITGLEINYWAMVNLEGFKSLVDAVGGVKLNVRDEIPVGLPSDPFYTHISPGIKTLDGFEALWFARAREGSDDYSRMARQKCVMNALVQQVSPQKALTNFEALAKASTDMFQTNLPASEVDRFIDLGLKARDQKMSTVSLVPPLINTADPDIDLVHETVAEAIDRAEGEAPPPTKKRRKAPDTMTGGSIGSLSEGYAANDADDLAAVC
- a CDS encoding threonine ammonia-lyase, with protein sequence MTVMLERQPLSYDAILDAADVVSARLERTPLVAHPLLDAAVGAEVLVKHEHVLPTGAFKVRGGVYLAARLTDEERARGLVTCSTGNHAQSVAYAARLAGVPATIVMPSSAPEIRREAVRALGATVIVHGDTLGDASERARELGCPEVSRLGAGAPRTSTTGRFAYVDTTDPRIILGHATAYVELFTSAPDLDVLYVPVGSGTGAAGACLVRDRIAPSCRVVGVQSSAAPAGWLSWRTGEIQKAPCTTRAAGLATTTGYPLPQSVLRDRLDDFLLVTDDEIDAAARLLATRASTLAEGAGAASLAGLLSDGDRAAGAKVGVVVTGGNASPDEIARLGR
- a CDS encoding LysR substrate-binding domain-containing protein: MIDLRRLEALVALHQTGTVSAAAARLQYGQPTISHHLRRLEAETGSVLLQRVGRGVRLTPDGERLARRGEEILGLLARAEAELDAATSLQAGAVRLAAFPSGAATLVPAAVAALADAHPGLTLDLTEAEPPEAVRMLRSGAVDLALTFAYPDQPDADSVTSTPLFDDPLYLVGAPGTDLGADDEHLERFAATRWITGCERCRSELLALCAQAGYTPEIAFASDDYVAVQSLVATGLGVTVLPGLALRAHQNPGVVRRAVPEAFRRIQVTTYGAAPHPPAVTAVATALAEVARSLRAAA